AACAAGTTCGGCGTTTTAGCCCGCGTGGCCGGCATGTTTTCCGGTCGCGGCTTCAACATCGAGACCCTCAACGTCGCTCCTACGCATGACGCGTCGCTGTCCCGGATCACCGCTGTGCTCATCAGCGACGACTCCGCGCTCGACCTCTGCATCAAGCAGCTCCGCAAGCTGGTCAACGTCGTCGATGTCGTTGACTTCACCGAGGGCCAGGCCGTCTCCCGCGAGCTCGTGCTGATCAAAGTCAAGGCCGACTCCAAGACGCGCTCCGAGATCATGCAGATCAGCGACATCTTCCGCACGAAGATCGTCAACGTCGCCCACGATTCGCTCATCATCGAGATGACCGGCGACGACGCCAAGGTCTCCGCCTTCCTCAAGCTCGTCGAACCGTTCGGCATTCTTGAACTCGCCCGCACCGGCGCACTCGCGCAGACGCGGTGACGCATCTGCGCAGATTAAGTTGGAAGATTAAGTTTAAGAACGAATCTTCCAAATTATCCGCCTCCTGATTTTCCCTTAAACTTAACCCTAATCCTTCAACTTTTTCACCACCATGCCCGCTAAAGTATACACCGACAAAGATGCCGATCTCGGCCTCTTCAAGAACAAGACCATCGCTGTGCTCGGCTACGGCTCCCAAGGCCACGCGCACGCCCTCAACCTGAAGGACTCCGGCGTCAAGGTCATCATCGGCCTTTACGAGGGCTCCAAGTCCAAGCCCGTCGCTGAAAAGCACGGCTTCACCGTCGTCTCCACCGCCGAAGCCGTGAAGCAGGCCGATGTCATCCTCGTCGGTCTCCCCGACATGAAGCAGGCCGACGTCTATCTTTCCGACATCGCCCCCAATCTCACCAAGGGCAAGACCCTCGTCTTCTCCCACGGCCTCGCCGTCCACTTCGGCCTGATCAAGGTCCCCGCCGACATCGACGTCATCCTCGTCGCCCCCAAGGGCCCCGGCCACATGGTCCGCCGCCTCTACGTTGAAGGCAAAGGTATGCCCGCCCTCATCGGCGTGTTCCAGGACAAGTCCAAGAAGGCCAAGAAGAACGCACTCGCCTGGGCCAAGGGCATCGGCAGCACCCGCGCCGGCGTCCTCGAGACCTCCTTCAAGGAAGAGACCGAGACCGACCTCTTCGGCGAACAGGCCGTCCTCTGCGGTGGCGCTTCCGCCCTCGTTCAAGCCGGTTTCGAGACCCTCGTCGAGGCTGGCTACCAGCCCGAGATGGCCTACTTCGAGTGCTTGCACGAGCTGAAGCTCATCTGCGACCTCATGTATGAAAAGGGCATCTCCGGCATGCGCTTCTCCATCTCCGAGACCGCCAAGTATGGCGACATCACCCGTGGCCCCCGCGTGATCAACGCGAACACGAAGAAAGAAATGAAGAAGATCCTCACCGAGATCCAGAGCGGCAAGTTCGTCAAGCAGTGGGTCGCCGAATACAAGGGCGGTCTGAAGAACTACAACAAGCTCCTCAAGGCCGGTGAAAAGCACCAGATCGAGAAGACCGGCGAGCGTCTCCGCAATCTGATGCCTTGGATGCCCAAGCGTAACATCAGCGGCGTGGCCGGCTCTTACGTTTCGTAAAGAGGAGTAGCGGTAATGGGTAGCGAGCGTTCGAGCTCCTAAAACTCCACTTATCTTCAGGGGTGCCGTCCGGAAGGACGGCACCCCTTTTTTGTGTTCTCAAACTGCTCCCTTGGCGCAAACAAGGTTCGCGCATGCCGTGTTCGACGAGTAAGTAAATCCCGTGTTTATCACCTCTCGCTCACTTCGGATAAACCGACGTTTGAGGAGCATTTGGAAATATACTTGGCGTATCGCGTGCCTGCTGGTTGGGCTCGCGATCATTGTTTTGGCAGCACTCTCGTTCGACGACCGGCTCATGGACACGACTGCTCTGCACTATATCCCGCGTGTGCTGCCCGAATCAGAGAACGGTTATCTTGTGCTTGCGAAAGTAGCCGGCCAACTCGGCAAGCCGGACGATCTAACTGGAGACAACTTTAGCGATACGCTTTATGGTCGCAGGTGGGATTCAGCCCAAGTCGGAGCATGGTTGAAAGATCGTGGGTTCGCCATCGACGCTGTCCGCCAAGTTCGGTCGCTGGAATTTGGGCAAACGCCCGTGCCGGATAACGCGGTCTCCGCGTATGGTTCGCAACCGGATGTGCGCATGATTATTTATCTTACGGTGCTTCGAGCGCGGCAGCTGCTCGGTGAGAACGATACTTCGGGCGCGACCACCATGGTGTGTGATGCACTGCATGCTGCTCGTATCGTTCTTGGCAGTCGTGGGGACCTGTTAACTCATGTTTCTGTAGTTGCTGCACAAACCGTGACGTTCGAAACGGCTTACGCTGTAATTTCAAATCCGCACACAACACTGACGGATTGTCAGCGACTCCGCCATGAAATCTCTCTCTCCCGACTGTTGACCGAGGACTTCGCCCAGTTGATCGCGGCAGATTTTCGGATGAAGCAGCTAATGATTGAGGGATTGAAGCATCCTCAAAGCTTATCAGGCCTTTTGCAGTTCAGCATTAAAGACCGCATTGGCTATCGCCTTCCGTTTCTTTTCAAACCCAACCAAAGCCTGAATTATGTCATCCCTTGGTATCATTATTACGAATCATTGATCGACATTCCGATTGATCGAAAGCGGTCGGCTTCTACGGAGCACATGCCTGATCTTTGCGCATTATACGGAGAATGGCTCAACGGTTACGGTAAGAGGCTGGCACATGATTTTCTGCATTCATCGTTCGGTGGCGTGTTGGATGCCCGACTGCGTCAACAGACCAGATGCTCAATTGGAGAGGCTTTGGTTGCCCTTCGTCGTTATCACGAAGCAACTGCGGGACAGTTGCCCTCTTCATTGGGCGAACTCGTGCCTGATTATTTGCCGTCTGTTCCTTTGGATTATGCGGATGGCCTTCCAATTAAATATTCCAAAGAAATGAAGGCCCTTTGGTCTGTCGGTGAAAATCATTTTACCTTGGTCAAGGAAGATCAGGATGTGGGGGCCGAGGTGATTATTGTGCCTGTGCGGTTTGATGGAAGTTACGCGCCTTGGAAACGAATAGACCCGGATCAAGCGAGGGAGGTAGCGGGTGGGTTATTCGGCCATTAACGGCTGCCCGCTGGTAACGCTGTCGTTTGTATAAATAATTTCGACTTAACCGATCAGGGAGCGCTCAATGTTCCTCCCTATTTCATGTCTGCACCCTTAACGAAACTCCGACTGGCCACTCGAAAAAGCCCGCTTGCCCTCGCGCAATCGGAGCAGGTCGCCGCGCACCTGCGCGCCACGCTGGGCGTCGAAGTTGAGTTGTTGAAAATCGTCACCACCGGCGACCAGCGCATCGAATGGTCCCTCGAAAAACAGGGCGGAAAAGGTCTTTTCACCAAGGAGCTCGAAGACGCGCTTTTGCGTGGAGACGCTGATCTCGCGGTCCATAGCTGCAAGGATCTCCCCGGCGAAATGCCCGCCGGCTTGTCCGTTGCCGGCTACCTGCCGCGTGAAGACCCGCGCGACATGCTGGTCGTCCGCGAAGGCCTCGAGTCGCCCGCGACCATCGCCACCAGCAGTCCGCGCCGCCGCCTGCAGCTCGCGATGCTGTTTCCCGATGCGCAGTTCACGGAGATCCGTGGTAACGTGGACACCCGTCTCCGCAAGATCGGCCAGGACCATGTCGCCGACGCGACCGTGCTCGCGTGCGCGGGTCTGCGCCGTCTCGGCATCGGTGGCTGGCAAGGCGTTGAGTTTCACGCGCTCGGTTTCGAGCACATGGTTCCCGCCGTCGGCCAGGCAGCGATCGCGATCCAGACGCGGGCGGCTGATGCGGCTCGTTTCGCCGCGGTGCTCGATAAACGCACCTCGCGTTTCGTTACGCTGGAACGCGCATTTCAAGCCGCGCTCGGTGGCGGTTGCCAGACGGCCTTCGCCGCGCATGCCACGTCTGACACACTCTGGTTTTACCACCACGAAATCGGCCTCCGCAGCCTCCCGCTGAGCGACGCGGAAATCGACGCTCCGGTCGAAACCGCCCGCACGCTGCTCACTCACTTCGGATTCAAACTTTGAAACGCAAAGACGCCATGACGCGAAGAGACCGAGGTTCGGAATCTTTGCGATCGAACTTAGCTCCTTAGCGTCTTTGCGATTAATTCCTCACTTATGTCTACAGGCATCGTTCATCTCGTTGGCGCCGGTCCCGGCGATCTTGGCCTCGTCACCTTCCGCGCAAAGGAACTCATCTCGCAGGCCGACGTCCTCGTTTACGATTACCTCGTTCACCCCGAGCTGGTGAAATGGTGCCGCCCCGAATGCGAAATTGTCTACGTCGGTAAAAAAGCCGGTTTCCATTCCGTGCCGCAGGAAGAAATCGAGACGCTCCTCGTCACCCACGCGAAGGCAGGCAAGAAGGTCGTGCGACTCAAAGGCGGCGATCCCTACATCTTCGGACGCGGTGGCGAAGAAGCCCGCACGCTCGCCAAGGATGGCATTCCGTTTGAAGTCGTGCCCGGCGTTACTGCGGCCATCGCAGCAGGCGCCTACGCGGGCATTCCGCTCACTTATCGCAATCTTAGCACCGCGCTCGTGCTGCTCACCGGGCATGAAGATCCGACGAAGAAGGAAACCCAGGTTGATTGGCGTAGCTACGGTGCGCTGAAAAACACCACGCTCGCGATCTACATGGGCATGGGGAACCTCGAGTTCATCTTGGCCGAACTGCAGGCCGGCGGACTTTCCTCCAAAACGCCCGCCGCCGTCGTGCAATGGGCTTCGCTCGGCCGCCAGCGCAGCGTGACCGGCACGGTTTCCACTCTGGCCGAACTCGTGAAAACTTCGGCGCTCGCCGCGCCCGCCATCATTTTTGTGGGTGAAGTGGTGCGCGACCACGAGGCGATCGACTGGTTTGAACACCTGCCTCTCTTCGGCCGCCGCGTGGCGATCACGCGAACGCGCGACCAGAACAGTGAACTGCGCGACAAACTTGAAACCCTTGGCGCCGAGGTGCTCGAACTGCCGCTCATCACGATCAGCAAGGATACGGATCGGCTCGGTTTTGTGGAGATCCTTGCCGAACTCGGCACCTACGACTGGATCGTCTTCACGAGCGCGAACGGCGTGCGGTTCTTCTTCGAGGATTTCCTGAAGGGCTTTAAAGACATCCGCTCGCTCGGTATGTTGCGCTTCGCCTGCGTGGGCAAAGCGACCGCGCGCGAGATCGAGAAATATCACATAAAAGTCGAGTGCATGCCCGAGACCGCGACGGGTTCATCGCTGGCCGATGCGCTCATCGCCACCGGCAGCCTCGACAGCGCCAAGGTCATCGTCGTCACGGGCAACCTCAACCGCGACACGCTAGTTCGCAAACTCGAGGCCGGTGGCGCGATTGTGGACAGCCTGCTCCTCTACAAAACGGAGAAGACCGATCTCACCCTGGATCCCGTGGCGGATGACTTCCGCGAGAAGGGAGCGGATGCGATCCTCTTTGCCAGCTCGTCGGCCGTGTTGTCATTTGCCGAACAATCCGCGGCGTTGGCTTTGTCGGACAAGGCCACACTTCCGCTCGCTGGCAGCATCGGACCGCAGACCACCGAGACGATGAAGAAAGTAGCCATGGAGATCGGCTTCGAGGCGAAGAAGCCCAGCCTCGACTCGCTTATAGAAGCTCTGATTAAAAATCTTAAAGCCCGTTGAGGGTTTAGTGAGGTGTCGGGCCGGGGACGGCCTTCAGTAGGCGGGTGTCATCGATCAAGTTTTCCTCATCGTAGCTCACCTGCACGGTGAGGAGATCACCGGCAAATTGTCCATTGAAGGGACCGGTCTGGGCCATGAGAACGGTAACCTCGGCTTTGTTATTCTCGTTTGCTGCACGCTTTTTTTCGGAGATCGGCTTGGAGTTTAGAGCTGGTGCGCTTTCCACGAATTGGAAGACCTCGACGGGAATTCCATAGGCATCGATTCCGTGGGATACAGGCTGGCCGAATTTTTCGATCACTTCGCTGCGCTCCACGCCCGCGTGCAAATCTTTTAACTCGGTCAGAGCTGACGGCACTTTGCTTTTAGGTTTCGTCGCGCAACCTGCCAACAATAGCACCGGGCAAAGCACTGAAAATGCCGGTATAATCAGCGCGCGAAATGTAATTGGTTTCTGCATACACCTCACCGACTGGGGGGCTTTTGATGCGTTCCCCTTATCGCGGGGCGGGGGGAATTACCGACCGTGACGTAGGGGGTAAAAACGTGAAACCGCAGGCGGCTAACATGCATAATCTTGCGCGATCACGGTGGTTTTAACGCAAACAGATGTTGCCCGGAAACATGGGCAGACGACTGGTGATTCCTCGGGTTTTATTCAGTCATCAGGCAATTTCTCATTCGCGAATGCTCAGCCGTGAGCCGTGAATACTGCTTTTGCACGCGGTTGGTGATAAAATCGGGTTTGGATTTTTGCCGGTTATCGGTTGGGTTGACCCTTACTCCCATGAAAGTCCCGTTTCTCGATCTTTCGATTCAGCATCAAGCCTTGCGCGAACAGGCGCTCGCCGCGCTCGCGTCCACTTACGACGGCACGCGCTTTTGCCTCGGCAAGGACGTCGAAACCTTTGAGGAGAACTTTTCCAAGACGCTCGGCTACACTCGCACGCTCGGCCTGAACAGCGGCACGTCGCCGTTGCACCTCGCGGCGGTCATCGCGGGCTGGGGCCCTGGCGACGAGGTGATCGTGCCGGCATTCACCTTCATCTCGTCGGCGTGGGGCGTGAGCTATGTCGGCGCTACGCCCAAGTTCGTCGATATTGACGCGAAGACCTTCAACCTGGATCCGGCGGCGGTCGAAGCTGCCATCACGCCCAAAACGAAGGGCATCGTGATCGTGCATCTCTTCGGGCAGCCCGCGCCGATGGATGCGCTACTCGCCATCGCCAAGAAGCACAACCTGTTCGTCGTCGAGGACTGCGCGCAGGCGGTCGAAGCCAAATATAAAGGCACGCCGGTGGGTATCCTGGGTGATGTCGGCACGTTCAGCTTTTATCCGACCAAGAATCTCGGCGGCTGCGGCGAGGGCGGTGCGCTGGTCTCGAAGAACGATGCGCATTTCGACCAGGCCAAACTCCTGCGCGTGCACGGCATGGGCCGTCGTTATTATCACGACCAGGTGGGTTTTAATTTCCGCATGGACGGCTTCCAAGGCGCGTTGCTCAACGTGAAGCTGCCTCACCTCGCGACGTGGACTGCACGTCGTCAGGCCATCGCTGCGAAATACATCGCGGGCATCAAGCTCGCCGACGTGATCCTGCCGGCGACGGTCGATTACGGCGCGAGCGTGTATCACCAGTTCACGATCCGTCATCCGCGCCGCGATGCGTTGCGCGAGCATCTCACTAAGCACGAGATCGGCACTGACTTGATCTATCCCGTGCCGCTGCATCGCCAGACGTGTTATGCGGGCCTGGGCTACGCGGAAGGTTCGATCCCGGTTGCGGAGAAGGCGGCGGCGACTTGCGTGAGCCTGCCGATCTTCCCCGAGCTCACCGACGCGCAGGTCGATCACGTGATCGCCTCGGTGAATTCATTCTGATTTATCGAAGCATGATTGGTAATACCTACCTCAAGGTTTGCGGGCAGACTCGTCTCGAAGATGCGCAGGTGGCCGCTGATCTGGGGGCGGACTACTTGGGATTCATTCTTTATCCGAAATCACCACGCTACCTTTCGCTGGAGCGTTACAAGGAAATCGCGCCTACGCTGCCGGCGGGACCGCGGCGGGTGGCGGTGATGGTCGAGCCTTCACTTGAGGCGCTGGGCGAGGCGATAGCGGCCGGCTTCGATTTGTTTCAGATTCATTTTTCGCACACGACCTCATTGGAGACGGTGCGCGCCTGGTCGGGTTCGGTCGGAGCGCATCGTCTCTGGCTCGCTCCCAAGTTGCCGCCAGGTGAGGACGTGCCGGCGGATTGGCTGCCGCTCGCGGCTACGTTTTTATTGGATACATTTCATGCCGGCGGTTTTGGCGGCTCGGGTAAAACCGGCGATTGGGGAAAGTTTGCCCGTCATCAGCAGACCTATCCGCAGCACACATGGATACTCGCGGGCGGTCTTAATCCCGACAATCTGACGGATGCGATCACGGCGAGCGGTGCGCGCACAGTTGATGTGAACAGCGGCGTGGAAACGTCGCCGGGTGTGAAAGATCACACCAAGCTGAAGCAGTTGGGCGACGTGCTGGCTAAAATCGGCTGACTCAATTGATCAACTGAGGTGGCAACGCGCCCTCGAGGGCGAGCAGCTGGCGCTTGATGTCCTCGCCGAAGGCGAAGCCGGTGAGCGAACCATCGGCACCGATGACGCGGTGGCACGGGACGAGGAGGCAAATGGGGTTGGCGCCGTTGGCACTGCCCACCGCGCGCGAAGCGGTGGGATTACCGAGATCCGCGGCGAGGCCACCGTAGCTACGGGTTTCGCCGTAAGGAATCGCGACGAGGGCGGACCAAACTTTGTGCTGAAACTCCGTGCCTTGCGCAGCAAGCGGCACGGTGAACGTGTGCAGTTTACCTGAAAAATAGGCATCCACTTCCTTTTTTACCGGAATGGTTAAGGAAAGTTTGTCACTTATTAAGTTACAAGTGGGCTTGAGGCGTTCGCTCAGGCGGTGGAGGTCGCCGAAGGCGGTGGCGACGACGGCGCCGGTGTCGTCGACAGCAACGGAAAAGGGGCCGCAGGGAGTTGGGAAGGTCGTCGTGTGGAACGTGGGGGCGGTCGGCTTCATGGGGCGGGTTGGTTGAACTGCCAGAGGTGCGCAGTGGCGAGACTGCGGTGCGGGGAAAACACGGACATGAGGCGCTTGGTGGCTTCGATGTCGGGGCGAGTTTGCAGTTTGAGGAGTGCGTGGAGCCCGCTGGTCACGCCGGTGTCGCCGAGAGGAACGCAGTCGGCGAAACCGAGGGCGCGCATCATGAGATAATTGACGGACCACGGGCCGAGTCCGCGGATGGCGAGCAACGTGCGCTCGGCGCGGGTGGCGCTCATCGTGCGCAGGGCTTCGAGGTTGAGTTGTCCGCTCGCGACGAGGCGTGCGGTGTCGATGACGTAGGCGGCTTTGGAGCGGGAAAACTGGAGAGGTTTGAGGTCGTCGTAAGTGAGCGCGGCGATGGCGGCGGGCGTGGGCGGAGCGTAGAGATTTTCGGCGAAAGGCTGGCTGGTAAGTTCGATAAGGCGGCGGCGGAGTTGGAACGCGAAGGGGAGGTTGATTTGCTGGCCGATGATCGACCAGAGGAGTCCGTCGAAGACGGATGGAGTTTGCGTGATGCGCAGTTCGGTGCGGCCGGCGATGAGACGGGCTAGCCCGAGTTTGCGGGCGAGTCGGGCGAAGGCGGCGGCGTCCTGGTCGAGCCCGAGCAATGCGATGACAAGGGCATGGGCTTCGGGTGCGTGATCGGCGGATTCAACGCCGATCAAGTCAGGCGATAGGTGTAGGCGGAGCAGGGAAGGCGTCTGGTTTTTGCCAAGACGGACAACCGTTGTGTAGGTATCGCCATCGAGGCGCTCGGTGAGACTTTGCGTGTCTCGGGCGAGGGCGCGCTTCAGGTAGGCAAGAGGATAGCCGGTGGGAAGCGTGAGATCGAAACGGCAAGCGGTGCGGAGGTCGCGATACGCGGACGGCGTGAGGCCGTTGAAGGCGCGGAAGTGCTCTTGGAAGACGGAGAGTGATTCGAAGCCGGCGGCGAAGGCGATGTCGGTCAGCGAAGCGTCGGCCGCTAGGAGTTGGTGTTTGGCGGTGGCGAAGCGGGCTCGGAGCAACACGTCGGCGGGCGTGGCGTGGTAATGTTGTCGGAAAAGCTCGAACAAACGCGTGGGGCCGAAGCCGGAGCGTTTCACGATGGCGCGGGCATCACGGAAGGCGGCGGGATCCTGGCGGATTTCAGCGACGAGTTGCTCGATGCTTTTGAGGACGGGATCGGCACCGCGTGCGAAGTCGTCGGGATGACATTTTTTGCACGGGCGCAGGCCGGCCGCGCGGGCAGCTTCGGCGGTCGGAAAGAAGCGCGTGTTCTCGGGCTTCGGTTTGCGGGCGGAGCAGGACGGCAGGCAGTAGATGCCGGTGGTCGTGACACCGAAGAAGAACCGGCCGTTATACGACGCGTCGCTCGCAAGGACGCGTTCGTAGAGTTGGGCCGGATTCATTCGCATATGCACACCTTAGCACAGGTCCGGCGGGGCGTCGTCCGGATTATTCCGGTGCAATTTCTCCGGCGCGGCTCACATGCCGGGGAAACCGCCTTTGCCCTTCATGGCTTCCATCTGGCGCATCATCTTTTTCGCGCCGCCGCCCTTCAGCATCTTCATCATTTTCTGCATCTGCTGGAATTGCTTCAGGAGCTGGTTGACCTCGAGGACCTTCACGCCGGCGCCGTTGGCGATACGTAGACGGCGGTTACCGTTGAGGATGTCGGGCTTGCGGCGCTCCTGGATAGTCATCGATTTGATGATGGCTTCGGTGCGGCCCATTTGATCTTCGGCATCATCAGGGATCTGCATGCCGCTCATGCCGGGCATCATGCCCATGATGCTCTGCATGGAGCCGAGCTTTTTGATCTGCTGCATCTGCGCGAGGAAGTCTTCGAGGTTGAAGTCGGCCTTGCGCATCTTCTCGGCCATCTTCTCGGCCTCTTTCTGGTCGATGTTTTCCTGCGCGCGTTCGACGAGGGAAACGACGTCGCCCATGCCGAGAATGCGCGAGGCAAGACGGTCGGGATAAAACGTGTCGAAGTCGGCGGTCTTTTCGCCGGTGCCGACAAATTTGATGGGCACGCCGGTGATCGACTTGATCGAGAGCGCGGCACCGCCGCGGGCGTCGCCGTCGAGCTTCGTCAGGATCAAGCCGGTGAGTCCGAGGGCGTCGTGGAAAGCCTTGGCGACGTTGACGGCTTCCTGACCGAGCGCGCCATCGGCCACGAGGAGGATCTCGTCGGGCTTGATGCGTTCGCGGAGTTTTTTGACCTCCTCGATGAGGTCGGAGTCGATTTGGAGACGGCCGGCGGTGTCGAAGAAAATGGCGTCGGCGTTGGCCGCGTGTGCGGCGGCCAGACCGGCGGCGCCGATGGCGGGGACATCTTTGGAGACGCGGTCGCTGTAGAAGCCGAGCTCTTCCTGTTTCGCGAGGATTTCGAGCTGGTCGATGGCGGCGGGGCGATAGACGTCGCAGCCGACGACAAACGGACGGTAGCCGCGTTTTTTGAGCAGCTTGCCGAGCTTGGCGGTCGAAGTGGTTTTGCCGGAGCCGTGGAGGCCGACCATCAGGACCTTGAGCGGGCGGGCGGAGGAGAGTTCATTGGTGCCCTCGCCGAGGAGGCGCACGAGTTCGTCGTTGATGATTTTGACGATCTGCTGGCCGGGGGCGACGCCCTTGAGGACCTCCTGGCCGACGCAGGCGGTCTGGACGCGTTCGATGAATTCGCGGGCAACCTTGAAGTGGACGTCGGCCGAGAGTAGGGCGGTGCGCACCTCTTTGAGGGCGTCGGCCATGTTTTCTTCGGTGAGCTTGCCGACGCCGCGGAGGTTGCGGAGGGCGGAGGAGAGTTTGTCGGTGAGGGATTCGAACATCGGAAAGAGACGGAGTTGAAACGGCCAATGGACGCGAATCGACGCTAATTTCCAAGTCCGGGCAAACGAAGCGGGCGGGCAGGGTGCAGAATTGTGTCGATTCCGCGTTCCTTATTCTGTGAATCTTTCGCTCCCATGAACCCTGTTCTCAAGCTGTTGCTCGAAGGTGGACGACTCACGACTGCGCAAATGGCGCAAGTGGCGAGCATCACTGTCGCCGAAGTCGAACAGCACCTGGAGCAGCTGAAAAAAGATAAAATCTTCCTCGGCTGGCGTCCGGTGCTCGATCTCTCGCGTGATGCGGCAGCGGGTGCAGCCGTGCGCGCCGTGATCGAGGTCAAGCTCACGCCCGAGCGCGGCGGCGGCTTTAACAACCTTGCGCAACGCCTCGCCAAGTTCGACGAGGTCGAGTCCTGTTACCTCATGTCAGGCGGTTTCGACCTGCTGGTCTTCGTCAATGCACCGACGCTTCAGAAGGCCGCGTCCTTCGTGTCGGAAAAACTTTCAACCCTCGGCGGCGTGCTTTCGACGAGCACCCACTTCCTGCTGCGTTCTTACAAGGAAGGCGGCTTCCTGCTCGCGGGTAGCGAAGGCTCCAGCGATCGCCTCAACGTCAGCCCTTGAGCTGATCCACCCCAATGAGCACTACCAGCAACCGCTGGGTGGCGGGCCATGTGGCGGCGCTACCGAGGAGCGGCATTCGTGATTTCTTTGAGCTCGTGGCCAAGATGAAGGGCCAGGACGTGATTTCGCTCGGCGTGGGCGAACCTGATTTTGTGACGCCGTGGCATGTGCGCAAAGCCGCCATCACTGCGCTCGAAGAGGGCAAAACCTACTACACGTCCAACCTCGGCATGCCCGAGTTGCGTCGCGCGGTCGCGACCTACGTGACCGAACACTTCGGCGTAAACTACCGTCCTGAGGACCAGATCATCATCACGGTCGGCGTCTCCGAGGCGCTCGATCTGGCGTTCCGCGCCTTCTGCAATCCGGGCGACAAGGTCATGTATCACCAGCCGTGCTACGTGTCCTATCATCCGAGTATTTCCCTGGTGCACGCCGAGGGCGTCGCGGTGCCGACCTATGCCAAGGATAACTTTGCGCTGACCGCCGAGGCCCTGCGCGCCGCGTGGGTGCCGGGCTGCAAGATTCTCATGCTCAACCTCCCGTGTAATCCCACGGGTGGCACCTGTGATCGCACGCAACTTGAGGCCATCGCCGCATTCTGCCGCGAGAAGGACCTGCTGGTGTTGAGCGACGAAATCTACTCCGAGCTTACCTTCGATGGCACGCACACCAGCATTGCCAGTCTGCCAGGCATGCAGGATCGCACGATTTTCCTCCACGGTTTCTCGAAGGCCTTCGCGATGACCGGCTGGCGCATCGGCTACGCTTGCGGCCCCGAGGTGCTCATCGACGCGATGATGAAGGTGCACCAATATTCCATGATGTGCGCCTCGATCATCGCACAGGAAGCCGCGCTTGAAGCCCTCAATAACGGTTGGGACGATGTCTGCGAAATGCGTGATCAGTATCACCGTCGTCGCGACTTGATTGTCCGCCGCTTCAACGAGATCGGCCTCACTTGTCACTCGCCGCGCGGCAGTTTTTACGCGTTTCCCAGCACCCAGGGTATTGGCATGACCGAGAAGGAGTTCGCGATTGGCCTGCTCAAGGAGCAGAAGGTCGCGGTCATCCCGGGAACGGCGTTTGGCGTCAATGGCACCGGCCACGTCCGCGCGTGTTTCGCCACCGGTTACGAGCAACTCGTGATCGCCTGCGACCGCATGGAGAAGTTTGTTCAGGGAGCGAAAAAATAAACCGCCTTGTCCGCAAGCGTTGTCCGGAGATGGCAGCGCTTGCGACCCGTTGATTTATAGGCTGGGCTCTGAGGCGTCCGGGCTTTATTCCTTAGCTTTTATATAACCATGAACCGCACCGTCGTCATCGTCGGCCGACCCAATGTCGGCAAGAGCCGCCTCTTTAACCGGCTCGCGCGGAAGCGCATCTCCATCGTTCACGACCAGCCGGGTGTCACCCGGGACGTCATCTCGGCCGATATCGAAGACGGCGGCTACACCTTGCTCGATACCGGCGGTCTCGGCTTCAAGGGCGACGATGGCAACCTCAGCCTCGCCGCGCTCACCCGCGCCTCCGAGACACAGGTCGATTTCGCTATCGAAACAGCCCAGTTGATCCTGTTCGTGATCGACGGCCTCGAAGGCCTCACCGCGCTCGACATGACGATCGCGCGCATGTTGCGCAAATCGAAGAAGGACGTGCTCCTCGTCGTCAACAAAGCCGACTTCGATGACGACAAAGTCGATCTCGCCGAAGCCTACCGCCTCGGTCTCGGC
This portion of the Rariglobus hedericola genome encodes:
- the hemC gene encoding hydroxymethylbilane synthase codes for the protein MSAPLTKLRLATRKSPLALAQSEQVAAHLRATLGVEVELLKIVTTGDQRIEWSLEKQGGKGLFTKELEDALLRGDADLAVHSCKDLPGEMPAGLSVAGYLPREDPRDMLVVREGLESPATIATSSPRRRLQLAMLFPDAQFTEIRGNVDTRLRKIGQDHVADATVLACAGLRRLGIGGWQGVEFHALGFEHMVPAVGQAAIAIQTRAADAARFAAVLDKRTSRFVTLERAFQAALGGGCQTAFAAHATSDTLWFYHHEIGLRSLPLSDAEIDAPVETARTLLTHFGFKL
- the ilvN gene encoding acetolactate synthase small subunit, giving the protein MRHTISVLVENKFGVLARVAGMFSGRGFNIETLNVAPTHDASLSRITAVLISDDSALDLCIKQLRKLVNVVDVVDFTEGQAVSRELVLIKVKADSKTRSEIMQISDIFRTKIVNVAHDSLIIEMTGDDAKVSAFLKLVEPFGILELARTGALAQTR
- a CDS encoding DegT/DnrJ/EryC1/StrS family aminotransferase — its product is MKVPFLDLSIQHQALREQALAALASTYDGTRFCLGKDVETFEENFSKTLGYTRTLGLNSGTSPLHLAAVIAGWGPGDEVIVPAFTFISSAWGVSYVGATPKFVDIDAKTFNLDPAAVEAAITPKTKGIVIVHLFGQPAPMDALLAIAKKHNLFVVEDCAQAVEAKYKGTPVGILGDVGTFSFYPTKNLGGCGEGGALVSKNDAHFDQAKLLRVHGMGRRYYHDQVGFNFRMDGFQGALLNVKLPHLATWTARRQAIAAKYIAGIKLADVILPATVDYGASVYHQFTIRHPRRDALREHLTKHEIGTDLIYPVPLHRQTCYAGLGYAEGSIPVAEKAAATCVSLPIFPELTDAQVDHVIASVNSF
- the ilvC gene encoding ketol-acid reductoisomerase — encoded protein: MPAKVYTDKDADLGLFKNKTIAVLGYGSQGHAHALNLKDSGVKVIIGLYEGSKSKPVAEKHGFTVVSTAEAVKQADVILVGLPDMKQADVYLSDIAPNLTKGKTLVFSHGLAVHFGLIKVPADIDVILVAPKGPGHMVRRLYVEGKGMPALIGVFQDKSKKAKKNALAWAKGIGSTRAGVLETSFKEETETDLFGEQAVLCGGASALVQAGFETLVEAGYQPEMAYFECLHELKLICDLMYEKGISGMRFSISETAKYGDITRGPRVINANTKKEMKKILTEIQSGKFVKQWVAEYKGGLKNYNKLLKAGEKHQIEKTGERLRNLMPWMPKRNISGVAGSYVS
- the cobA gene encoding uroporphyrinogen-III C-methyltransferase, with amino-acid sequence MSTGIVHLVGAGPGDLGLVTFRAKELISQADVLVYDYLVHPELVKWCRPECEIVYVGKKAGFHSVPQEEIETLLVTHAKAGKKVVRLKGGDPYIFGRGGEEARTLAKDGIPFEVVPGVTAAIAAGAYAGIPLTYRNLSTALVLLTGHEDPTKKETQVDWRSYGALKNTTLAIYMGMGNLEFILAELQAGGLSSKTPAAVVQWASLGRQRSVTGTVSTLAELVKTSALAAPAIIFVGEVVRDHEAIDWFEHLPLFGRRVAITRTRDQNSELRDKLETLGAEVLELPLITISKDTDRLGFVEILAELGTYDWIVFTSANGVRFFFEDFLKGFKDIRSLGMLRFACVGKATAREIEKYHIKVECMPETATGSSLADALIATGSLDSAKVIVVTGNLNRDTLVRKLEAGGAIVDSLLLYKTEKTDLTLDPVADDFREKGADAILFASSSAVLSFAEQSAALALSDKATLPLAGSIGPQTTETMKKVAMEIGFEAKKPSLDSLIEALIKNLKAR